Proteins encoded within one genomic window of Ostrinia nubilalis chromosome 5, ilOstNubi1.1, whole genome shotgun sequence:
- the LOC135071737 gene encoding protein rogdi, with the protein MSDNEKEEAANLKEEFEWVLREEVHAILHQLHSVLVECAHRFPVPLYGNEGQKQDKFILTSQPEQLKCIVTLTGDSITHADISFKVLRQLHTICRTSINQDGPWKLQQIQDAANHLQQAIGYIDNVDKHYIFRSSEEVLHIIQCLLGSLQRARTALVLPKKKAIDELMKSRNMKALSPNLPEDLAISFYIQSHKLIFVAYQLSSVHGTMRIDSCQADCAVPWLSDVLFMLTAALHMCQQLKDKLCVFSQYKDFTVGSRSTSMVLN; encoded by the exons ATGAGTGATAACGAAAAAGAAGAGGCTGCCAATTTG AAAGAAGAATTCGAATGGGTCCTTCGCGAGGAGGTGCACGCTATATTACATCAGCTTCATTCGGTTCTAGTC GAATGCGCTCACAGATTCCCCGTGCCATTATATGGCAACGAAGGCCAGAAGCAGGACAAATTCATCTTGACATCACAGCCTGAACAGCTGAAATGTATAGTCACTTTGACTGGTGATAGCATCACTCATGCA GACATAAGCTTCAAGGTACTTCGTCAGCTTCACACAATATGTCGTACATCAATCAACCAAGACGGACCGTGGAAATTGCAGCAGATTCAAGATGCAGCCAATCATTTGCAGCAAGCTATAGGCTATATTGATAATGTGGACAAACATTATATctttag ATCGTCCGAAGAAGTCCTACATATAATACAATGTTTACTCGGCTCTCTGCAGAGAGCACGCACTGCCTTAGTACTCCCTAAGAAGAAAGCTATTGATGAGCTTATGAAAAGTAGAAATATG AAAGCCCTATCACCTAACCTGCCTGAAGACTTGGCAATATCATTCTACATACAGTCACACAAGCTGATATTTGTTGCGTACCAGCTGAGTTCGGTTCACGGGACCATGAGAATTGATTCCTGCCAAGCAGACTGTGCAGTGCCATGGCTTAGCGATGTGCTCTTCATGCTAACGGCAGCACTTCACATGTGTCAACAACTTAAAGATAAG